One Mesorhizobium loti genomic window carries:
- a CDS encoding Dimethylmenaquinone methyltransferase: MTHTSDIIRPSKDLIEGLREIGAATVAGTLGHMGFRNPHMVGPVAQNHGKSIVGPALTLQFLPQRPDLFNEGEYADPETQLHRHVLYHAQEGDVVVVDARGDMSSGVFGDMMSTYFKGRGGAGIVIDGCMRDRPNVEKLDLPLWLRGWTPNYHVQTSIYPNAVNVPIACGGVTVIPGDIIVADDDGVVVVPVAMAAKVIDEAKKHHDWEEFSREKLLQGAPLQRYYPLHDDARAEYEAWRSARR; encoded by the coding sequence ATGACGCATACCTCCGACATCATCCGGCCGTCCAAGGATCTGATCGAGGGATTGAGGGAGATCGGCGCCGCGACGGTTGCCGGCACGCTCGGCCATATGGGCTTCCGCAATCCGCATATGGTCGGACCGGTGGCGCAGAACCACGGCAAGTCGATCGTTGGGCCGGCGCTGACGCTGCAGTTCCTGCCGCAGCGGCCGGACCTCTTCAACGAAGGAGAATACGCCGACCCGGAGACGCAACTGCACCGGCACGTGCTCTATCACGCCCAGGAGGGCGATGTGGTCGTGGTCGACGCGCGCGGCGACATGAGCTCGGGCGTCTTCGGCGATATGATGTCGACCTATTTCAAGGGCAGAGGCGGCGCGGGCATCGTGATCGACGGGTGTATGCGCGACCGGCCCAATGTCGAGAAGCTCGACCTGCCGCTTTGGCTGCGCGGCTGGACGCCCAACTATCATGTACAGACCAGCATCTATCCCAATGCCGTCAACGTTCCGATCGCTTGCGGCGGTGTCACGGTGATCCCCGGCGACATCATCGTCGCCGATGATGACGGCGTGGTGGTGGTTCCCGTGGCAATGGCAGCAAAGGTCATCGACGAAGCGAAGAAGCATCACGATTGGGAAGAGTTCTCGCGCGAGAAGCTCCTCCAGGGCGCCCCGTTGCAACGCTATTATCCACTGCATGACGACGCCCGCGCAGAATACGAGGCGTGGCGCAGCGCAAGGCGCTAG
- a CDS encoding Pfpi family intracellular protease: MPGKKILMLTGEFTEEYEIFVYQQAMEAVGHTIHVVCPDKNAGDLIKTSLHDFEGDQTYTEKLGHYALINKTFSEAERQLDQYHAVYCAGGRGPEYIRTDKRVQAIVRHFHEAQKPIFTICHGVQVLIAVDGVVRGKKVGALGACEPEVTLAGGTYIDLSPTEAYVDGTMVSAKGWTALAAFIRECLKVLGTEIRHN, encoded by the coding sequence GTGAGTTCACCGAGGAATACGAAATCTTCGTCTATCAGCAGGCGATGGAAGCCGTCGGTCACACCATCCACGTGGTTTGCCCGGATAAGAACGCCGGAGACCTGATCAAGACCTCGCTGCACGATTTCGAGGGCGACCAGACCTACACCGAAAAACTGGGCCACTATGCGCTGATCAACAAGACGTTCTCGGAAGCCGAGAGACAGCTCGATCAGTATCATGCCGTCTATTGTGCTGGCGGTCGTGGCCCTGAATATATCCGCACCGACAAGCGCGTTCAGGCGATCGTTCGTCATTTTCACGAAGCTCAGAAGCCGATCTTCACGATCTGCCATGGCGTTCAGGTTCTCATTGCCGTCGATGGCGTCGTGCGCGGCAAGAAGGTTGGTGCATTAGGGGCATGCGAGCCGGAGGTGACACTCGCCGGCGGCACCTACATCGATCTGTCTCCGACAGAGGCCTATGTCGACGGCACAATGGTTTCGGCCAAAGGCTGGACAGCCCTCGCAGCCTTCATCCGCGAATGCCTGAAGGTGCTGGGAACGGAAATCCGGCATAACTAA
- a CDS encoding mandelate racemase/muconate lactonising family protein, with amino-acid sequence MTGKLKITAIKPYPVWVGTRNQMLVKIETDQGIFGWGESGLSGRERAVTGAVEHYREFLIGRDPMQIGRIWQEAYRSQYFEGGRVLQAAISAIDIALHDIKGKALGVPVYELLGGKQRDRIPTFASTGDEAEGDVAIERARELRAQGWQAIRFFPAGQSSKDIFEPRESIGVTARMLNKAREALGDGVVLGIDYHHRLSVAETASFCNKLGRGVLDFLEEPIRDETPEAYESLRTMTDIPFAIGEEFASKWQFLPYIERGIHQFNRLDICNVGGLTEAMKVAGWSEAHYVDLMPHNPLGPVCTAATVHLAAAVANFAWLETRVPERKLGFDSSEFFPVQPQLDGPAYPVGDLPGLGVEVNEAAIQAQSFRFWEAPHLKRRDGSVTNW; translated from the coding sequence ATGACCGGGAAGCTTAAGATTACCGCGATCAAGCCCTACCCAGTGTGGGTAGGAACGCGCAACCAAATGCTCGTCAAGATCGAGACCGACCAAGGTATCTTCGGCTGGGGCGAGAGCGGCTTGAGCGGCCGCGAGAGGGCGGTGACCGGCGCCGTCGAGCACTATCGCGAGTTCCTGATCGGCCGCGACCCCATGCAGATCGGGCGGATATGGCAGGAGGCCTATCGCAGCCAGTACTTCGAAGGCGGGCGCGTTCTACAGGCAGCGATTTCCGCCATCGACATCGCCCTTCACGACATCAAGGGCAAGGCGCTGGGGGTGCCGGTCTACGAGTTGCTCGGCGGCAAGCAGCGCGACCGTATCCCCACCTTTGCCTCAACCGGAGACGAGGCCGAGGGCGATGTTGCCATCGAACGAGCCCGGGAGTTGCGCGCGCAGGGCTGGCAGGCGATCCGCTTCTTCCCCGCCGGGCAAAGCAGCAAGGACATTTTCGAGCCGCGCGAGTCGATCGGCGTGACCGCGCGGATGCTGAACAAGGCCCGCGAGGCGCTGGGCGACGGGGTCGTGCTCGGCATCGACTATCATCATCGGCTGTCGGTGGCCGAGACGGCCAGCTTCTGCAACAAGCTAGGTCGCGGCGTGCTTGATTTCCTCGAGGAGCCGATACGCGACGAGACACCGGAGGCCTACGAATCGCTGCGCACGATGACGGACATTCCGTTCGCCATCGGCGAGGAATTTGCCAGCAAGTGGCAGTTCCTGCCCTACATCGAACGCGGCATCCATCAGTTCAACCGGCTCGACATCTGCAATGTCGGCGGGCTCACCGAAGCGATGAAGGTCGCGGGCTGGAGCGAAGCGCACTATGTCGATCTGATGCCGCACAATCCGCTCGGCCCGGTGTGCACGGCCGCGACCGTGCATCTGGCCGCCGCAGTCGCCAATTTCGCCTGGCTCGAGACCAGAGTGCCGGAAAGGAAGCTGGGCTTCGACAGCTCCGAGTTCTTCCCGGTGCAACCACAACTCGACGGCCCCGCCTATCCGGTCGGCGATCTGCCGGGGCTCGGCGTCGAGGTCAACGAGGCGGCGATCCAGGCGCAGAGTTTCCGTTTCTGGGAAGCGCCCCACCTCAAGCGCCGCGACGGTTCTGTCACCAACTGGTAG